A region of the Thermodesulfobium sp. 4217-1 genome:
GCGTCAGCTCTTGCTACTCCAGATGCAATAGCTGCCACGTTGTGAACTGCTGCAATCTTTACTCCTACAGGCTTAGAATAGTCTGTCGCCTCCTTCAAGGAAGTTATAAGCTGAGCAAGATCCTCAATAGAATAAATATCGTGATGAGGAGCAGGAGACAGAGCATCAGTGCCCTTTGGAATCATTCTGGTAGATGAGACTTCATCGTCAACCTTGTATCCGGGCAGATGTCCGCCTATTCCTGGCTTTGCTCCTTGTCCTACTTTAATCTCTATAGCGGCAGCTCTCTTAAGATAATCTGGGTCTACACCAAATCTGCCAGATGCCACCTGAACAATTATATTGTCCGCATATTCATAGAGATCCTTGTGAAGTCCTCCTTCACCAGTATTCATCAATATTCCGCACTCTCTTGCAGCCCTTGCCAATGATTTGTGCGCATTAAGTGAAATCGCACCATACGACATTGCAGCAAATATAATAGGGGAGCTCAATTTTATGTTTGGTTTAAGCTTATTTTTTAATATGTAACTGTTGTCTTTAAACTCTATAGCTATATCAATAGGCTTTTCTCCCAAATAGCTTATTATCTCCATAGGCTCCCTCAATGGATCGATTGATGGGTTGGTAACCTGGCATGCATCCAAAAACAATCTATCAAATATTATGGGATGCAGCTTATCTGTGCCTGCTGCCGTCAGCAATATGCCGCCCGTGTTTGCTTGCTTTTTTATATTGCTTATATACTCAGGATTCCAATAATCGTTGTGCTTTTGCGTGCCTGGAAATTTCATTATCTGGATAGCTCTTGTGGGGCAAACAAACATACACCTCTGACAGGCTACACATTTTTCGTGTATGGGCTTGACATTTTTGTCCTTGTCCTGGAGAAGTGCAGAAAAACCGCAGTTGTTTACACACTGGCCACATTTTATACAGAGATCTCTATCTACTTTTATGAAAAATTCTGGAAGAAGTTTATCAAGCACAGACATCTTTATTTACCTCTACTTTCAAAGGTTTGCCCGCAACAAGAGAATATACGTCATCCAGATTGCCCTCTACCTTTCTTATTGAAGACTCTTCGCTCGCTAAATATGAAAATTCGCCTTTCTTTCCATAAACTAAAGGCCTTAACTTAATTCTGTCATTTAAGCCCATCATATAATTATTTGTAGCAACTATTATTGCGAAAGGTCCATTCAGAAGTAAGTT
Encoded here:
- a CDS encoding glutamate synthase-related protein, producing MSVLDKLLPEFFIKVDRDLCIKCGQCVNNCGFSALLQDKDKNVKPIHEKCVACQRCMFVCPTRAIQIMKFPGTQKHNDYWNPEYISNIKKQANTGGILLTAAGTDKLHPIIFDRLFLDACQVTNPSIDPLREPMEIISYLGEKPIDIAIEFKDNSYILKNKLKPNIKLSSPIIFAAMSYGAISLNAHKSLARAARECGILMNTGEGGLHKDLYEYADNIIVQVASGRFGVDPDYLKRAAAIEIKVGQGAKPGIGGHLPGYKVDDEVSSTRMIPKGTDALSPAPHHDIYSIEDLAQLITSLKEATDYSKPVGVKIAAVHNVAAIASGVARADADYIVIDGFRGGTGAAPTMIRDHIGIPIELAIAAVDDRLRKEKIRNKVSIVAAGGIRHAADMTKILALGADFVTIGTASLIAMGCTLCQKCYTGNCSWGIATQRPDLVDRLNPDEVSKKLVNLIRGWSLELKEIMGALGINAIESLIGNRERLRALELSKETLDVLGVKPAGR